A part of Acidimicrobiales bacterium genomic DNA contains:
- a CDS encoding spheroidene monooxygenase, with translation MARMALDRPVLARTAGLRFARLLGTGRGQSTAPGADLCRWALLAAWDSEDALDGFLAGSPVAARWADHGRETWTVRLRTISAHGTWSGRRPFAPAPAPAPAPASGSGSGPVAVLTRATVRPRHWRAFRAAVAPVDARLGAQPGRLASVGIGEWPVGLQATFSLWAGAADVRAFAYADPLHRDVIRRTRTEGWYRSELFARFRPLAANGTWDGRDPLAGLLTGGAHPDEP, from the coding sequence ATGGCCCGCATGGCCCTCGACCGCCCCGTGCTGGCCCGCACCGCGGGGTTGCGCTTCGCCCGCCTCCTCGGCACCGGCCGGGGCCAGTCGACCGCCCCGGGGGCGGACCTCTGCCGCTGGGCGCTGCTGGCGGCGTGGGACAGCGAGGATGCGCTCGACGGCTTCCTGGCCGGCTCGCCCGTGGCGGCCCGCTGGGCCGACCACGGCCGGGAGACCTGGACGGTGCGGCTGCGCACGATCAGCGCCCACGGCACGTGGAGCGGCCGCCGGCCGTTCGCCCCCGCCCCCGCCCCCGCCCCCGCCCCCGCCTCCGGCTCCGGCTCCGGGCCGGTGGCCGTGCTCACCCGCGCCACGGTGCGGCCCCGGCACTGGCGGGCGTTCCGCGCCGCCGTGGCCCCGGTCGACGCCCGCCTCGGGGCGCAACCCGGGCGGCTCGCGTCGGTCGGGATCGGCGAGTGGCCGGTGGGCCTCCAGGCCACGTTCAGCCTGTGGGCCGGCGCCGCCGACGTCCGGGCTTTCGCCTACGCCGACCCGCTCCACCGCGACGTGATCCGGCGCACCCGCACCGAGGGGTGGTACCGCAGCGAGCTGTTCGCCCGCTTCCGCCCGCTGGCCGCCAACGGCACGTGGGACGGGCGCGACCCCCTCGCCGGCCTGCTCACCGGCGGCGCTCACCCCGACGAGCCGTAG
- a CDS encoding cell wall-binding repeat-containing protein: MVPRKHVLRAVIAAGMLAAGLVPAVAAADTPAPDGRAQVAASTFVSRISGPDRYSTAASISAFLFDPGASRPSAVYVATGENYADAIAAGPAAANDRVPLLLVTKNSVPQATREALASLRPQEIRALGGTAAIADSVLAELGVYTDGIVYRYNGADRYETAVILMQDQFGPGEENANDTMWIAAGNDFADAMIAGGIASFWNDPMLLVPPDGPLPGSVASFLDALRPVDIIIVGSTAQVSPAIEAQLRGFAAERLIRIGDPDLYTRNVAAYDVYPVGPSSVSNAIITTGLNWPDGLGGTVLAGFPPRGPLFLVPGTCIPPVVAVRLFAEGIGYLSENPNDILYILGGPAAVSPAVEQGAIC; encoded by the coding sequence ATGGTCCCGAGGAAGCACGTGCTGCGGGCAGTGATCGCGGCCGGGATGCTGGCGGCCGGTCTGGTCCCGGCGGTGGCCGCGGCCGACACCCCGGCCCCCGACGGCCGGGCCCAGGTGGCCGCGTCCACGTTCGTCTCGCGGATCTCCGGGCCCGACCGCTACTCGACGGCGGCGAGCATCTCCGCGTTCCTGTTCGACCCCGGGGCGAGCCGCCCCTCCGCGGTGTACGTCGCCACCGGCGAGAACTACGCCGACGCCATCGCCGCCGGGCCCGCGGCCGCCAACGACCGGGTCCCGCTCCTGCTCGTCACCAAGAACTCGGTGCCGCAGGCGACCAGGGAGGCCCTGGCCTCGCTCCGACCCCAGGAGATCCGGGCCCTCGGCGGCACGGCCGCCATCGCCGACAGCGTGCTGGCCGAGCTGGGCGTGTACACCGACGGCATCGTGTACCGCTACAACGGGGCCGACCGCTACGAGACCGCAGTGATCCTCATGCAGGACCAGTTCGGCCCGGGCGAGGAGAACGCCAACGACACCATGTGGATCGCCGCCGGCAACGACTTCGCCGACGCCATGATCGCCGGAGGCATCGCCTCGTTCTGGAACGACCCGATGCTCCTCGTGCCGCCGGACGGTCCCCTGCCCGGCTCGGTGGCCTCGTTCCTCGACGCGCTGCGGCCCGTTGACATCATCATCGTCGGCTCGACCGCCCAGGTGTCACCGGCGATCGAGGCCCAGCTGCGGGGCTTTGCCGCCGAGCGGCTCATCCGCATCGGCGACCCCGACCTCTACACCCGCAACGTGGCCGCCTACGACGTGTACCCGGTGGGCCCCAGCTCGGTGAGCAACGCCATCATCACCACCGGGCTCAACTGGCCCGACGGGCTGGGCGGCACGGTGCTGGCCGGCTTCCCGCCCCGCGGGCCGCTCTTCCTCGTGCCGGGCACCTGCATCCCGCCGGTGGTGGCGGTGCGCCTGTTCGCCGAGGGCATCGGCTACCTGTCGGAGAACCCCAACGACATCCTGTACATCCTCGGGGGGCCGGCCGCGGTGTCGCCCGCCGTGGAACAGGGTGCGATCTGCTGA
- a CDS encoding MBL fold metallo-hydrolase, which translates to MSGRLCFRQLLSGRDFAVDDPVACQMVNFAYLIGDRETGDALLVDPAYSVGELLDAAGAEGLRVTGVLATHYHPDHVGGSMMGLTIQGVRDLLEMQGVRIHVQEAEAEWVKRTTGVSETDLVRHASGDVVLVGDVPVELLHTPGHTPGSQCFLVDGRLVAGDTLFLEGCGRTDLPGSDPEQMWHSLNRLAALPDDVVVYPGHRYSLAGSATIGATREMNMVFKPTTREAWLTMFGR; encoded by the coding sequence ATGTCCGGACGGCTCTGCTTCCGCCAGCTGCTCTCGGGTCGCGACTTCGCCGTCGACGATCCCGTGGCCTGCCAGATGGTGAACTTCGCCTACCTCATCGGCGACCGGGAGACGGGCGACGCGCTCCTCGTCGACCCCGCCTACTCGGTGGGCGAGCTGCTCGACGCCGCCGGGGCCGAGGGGCTGCGGGTGACGGGCGTGCTGGCCACCCACTACCACCCCGACCACGTGGGGGGCTCGATGATGGGCCTCACCATCCAGGGCGTGCGCGACCTGCTGGAGATGCAGGGGGTGCGGATCCACGTGCAGGAGGCCGAGGCCGAGTGGGTGAAGCGCACCACCGGGGTCTCCGAGACCGACCTGGTGCGCCATGCGAGCGGCGACGTCGTGCTGGTGGGCGACGTGCCGGTGGAGCTCCTGCACACGCCGGGCCACACACCGGGGAGCCAGTGCTTCCTCGTCGACGGGCGCCTGGTGGCCGGCGACACGCTGTTCCTCGAGGGGTGCGGCCGCACGGACCTACCCGGGAGCGACCCGGAGCAGATGTGGCACAGCCTCAACCGCCTGGCCGCCCTGCCCGACGACGTCGTGGTGTACCCCGGCCACCGCTACTCCCTCGCCGGCTCGGCCACGATCGGCGCGACCAGAGAGATGAACATGGTGTTCAAGCCGACCACCAGGGAGGCCTGGCTCACCATGTTCGGCCGCTGA
- a CDS encoding TIGR04282 family arsenosugar biosynthesis glycosyltransferase yields MVDGGRPALAVLAKQPSPGRVKTRLCPPCTPEEAAALARAALLDTLDAAAATPAGRHVVVLDGDADGWLPAGFDVVPQRSGGLGERLAGAVADVGAPLVVIAMDTPQVTPTLLGHALAALSRPGVDAVLGPAHDGGYWAIGLRRAVPGVFDGVPMSRPDTGTAQRRRLEQLGLGVAELPTLHDVDDVHDLRAVAAAAPGTRFARMAAALAPLLARR; encoded by the coding sequence ATCGTCGACGGCGGCCGACCTGCGCTCGCCGTGCTGGCCAAGCAGCCGTCGCCGGGACGGGTGAAGACGCGCCTCTGCCCGCCGTGCACGCCAGAGGAGGCGGCCGCGCTGGCCCGCGCCGCGCTGCTCGACACGCTCGACGCGGCGGCCGCCACCCCCGCCGGCCGCCACGTGGTGGTGCTCGACGGCGACGCCGACGGGTGGCTGCCGGCCGGCTTCGACGTGGTCCCCCAGCGATCCGGCGGCCTGGGCGAGCGCCTGGCCGGGGCCGTGGCCGACGTGGGCGCACCCCTGGTCGTGATCGCCATGGACACCCCGCAGGTGACTCCCACCCTCCTCGGGCACGCCCTGGCGGCGCTGTCGCGGCCCGGGGTCGACGCCGTGCTCGGGCCCGCCCACGACGGCGGGTACTGGGCGATCGGCCTCCGCCGGGCGGTGCCCGGCGTGTTCGACGGCGTGCCCATGAGCCGGCCCGACACCGGCACCGCCCAGCGCCGGCGGCTGGAGCAGCTCGGGCTGGGCGTCGCCGAGCTGCCGACGCTGCACGACGTCGACGACGTGCACGACCTCCGAGCCGTCGCGGCGGCCGCTCCGGGCACCCGGTTCGCCCGGATGGCCGCGGCCCTCGCCCCGCTCCTGGCCCGGAGGTGA
- a CDS encoding RDD family protein, whose protein sequence is MGQWYYAQGGQTAGPVDDDGLRRLAYEGSLEPASLVVPVGGSAWVPLAQHEAALGLVRDATGRYSIAAAAAQASGAAPPPPGPAPAPAPGGPWAAPPPGGGAPPGYGPPPAGYGPPPAGYGAYGAYGAGPVSDFGRPLATWGKRALALILDGFIIGIPLNLLVALGGGFETETNNADEVSVNVGVSGIWFLILLVVPVLYYALLNGGPKGQTVGKMIMKIQVRDAAGGGPIGVGKGFLRYLVILLLAIPCGIPLLIDYLSPLWDAKRQAWHDKAVSSVVVDAA, encoded by the coding sequence ATGGGCCAGTGGTACTACGCGCAGGGCGGCCAGACCGCCGGGCCGGTCGACGACGACGGCCTGCGACGCCTCGCCTACGAGGGCAGCCTCGAGCCGGCCAGCCTGGTGGTGCCCGTGGGCGGGTCGGCGTGGGTGCCGCTCGCTCAGCACGAGGCCGCGCTCGGCCTGGTGCGTGACGCCACCGGGCGCTACTCGATCGCCGCGGCGGCCGCCCAGGCCAGCGGGGCGGCTCCTCCGCCACCCGGGCCCGCTCCCGCGCCCGCGCCCGGGGGGCCCTGGGCGGCGCCACCCCCCGGCGGTGGCGCGCCGCCGGGCTACGGCCCCCCTCCCGCCGGCTACGGTCCGCCGCCGGCCGGGTACGGCGCGTACGGGGCGTACGGGGCGGGCCCGGTCTCCGACTTCGGGCGGCCCCTGGCCACCTGGGGCAAGCGGGCCCTCGCCCTCATCCTCGACGGGTTCATCATCGGGATCCCGCTGAACCTGCTGGTCGCCCTGGGCGGGGGGTTCGAGACCGAGACGAACAACGCCGACGAGGTGTCGGTGAACGTGGGCGTGAGCGGCATCTGGTTCCTCATCCTGCTGGTGGTGCCCGTGCTGTACTACGCCCTCCTCAACGGCGGCCCCAAGGGCCAGACGGTCGGCAAGATGATCATGAAGATCCAGGTGCGCGACGCCGCCGGCGGGGGCCCGATCGGGGTGGGCAAGGGGTTCCTGCGCTACCTGGTCATCCTCCTGCTTGCGATCCCCTGCGGGATCCCCCTGCTGATCGACTACCTGTCGCCCCTCTGGGACGCCAAGCGCCAGGCCTGGCACGACAAGGCCGTCAGCAGCGTGGTCGTCGACGCGGCCTGA
- a CDS encoding cell wall-binding repeat-containing protein encodes MPTPAFWPDGPSIGATAYTLRMQGDNRYETAASIAMVTTLNLNKGSGYPFEQVTLGINARGNDNVPTETYGLSTCPETIHIAAGDNPADALAASGVKGITNLPLGDTGVLTNVTNALVLLTDAARGNPGAVLNPRTRTALLTIRDNCQKPFNAVILGGEAAVSVTAAAEVDAIANAVARVDGSGLQASIEAATGVTIPLDRYATAAELALLLFQAESPGGAPGGLPDIDVYDATVNDNGTWALEGDDTPDDTFADAVFLAEGTKGADALAIGPVAAAYSSPVLLTRSAELPVATLAALTVMNPRSIITVGGEAAVSQDVLDAAVSAAGETGDFTPDVLRVAGPDRYSTSVGVAAVLAGVQFGDTGTLFGFARSDRNDGTDAVDALAGAAFVDNVWLAGVSAPTRQAPPIERNGALGGDLRGPNTLIGGSTFQPGGIVPILLVKPGTATASGLSNAVATYLADLYPDPTSTSENPTGNQGGFGYVFGGTAAISAGTEQAIGTLLSGGTYAPAQIDSDLVRYNGATDINPSATVNDIFFTDLGFGFLAISGSASNDGGGVDLNQSTPAGLPVGPKICVYRDGLLGVARIAEYSAAGDFMRSVPVDYQNKLNAPVDNNSRSVWTPFQSRFTCIDAFGPPGAGFAPVLPNPAGGATYAGGALVYFQSLSGNEAQFNGKSISTPQQQMALGTVVAPLLPDNAATSGWPYAQLGQGSTSSNTVRYTFGGGYFPAGAFGFATAVINNFRGIGLNNTETGFVEVTVTRRGIGTSPAQNAVSITGRIVFNAVAGSAFPGGLTINFKAETDYPLDLPIGVFGPNQAFSGEYSVGPSGSGPTGGIMLLFSKITPATQAPVLFLISTMGNA; translated from the coding sequence GTGCCCACGCCGGCGTTCTGGCCTGACGGTCCGAGCATCGGTGCGACGGCGTACACCTTGCGGATGCAGGGTGACAACCGTTACGAGACAGCGGCGTCGATCGCCATGGTGACGACGTTGAACCTCAACAAGGGTAGTGGCTATCCGTTCGAGCAGGTGACGCTGGGCATCAACGCCCGGGGTAACGACAACGTGCCGACGGAGACCTACGGGTTGTCGACGTGCCCGGAGACGATCCACATCGCGGCTGGTGACAATCCGGCTGATGCGTTGGCGGCGTCGGGTGTGAAGGGCATCACCAACCTGCCGTTGGGTGACACGGGTGTGTTGACCAACGTGACCAATGCGTTGGTGCTGTTGACGGACGCGGCTCGGGGGAACCCGGGTGCGGTGTTGAACCCGCGTACCCGTACGGCGTTGTTGACGATCCGTGACAACTGCCAGAAGCCGTTCAACGCCGTCATCCTGGGCGGCGAGGCGGCGGTGTCGGTGACGGCTGCGGCCGAGGTCGACGCCATCGCCAACGCGGTGGCTCGGGTGGACGGTTCGGGTCTGCAGGCCTCGATCGAGGCGGCCACGGGTGTGACCATCCCTCTGGATCGGTATGCGACGGCGGCGGAGCTTGCTCTGTTGTTGTTCCAGGCCGAGTCGCCGGGTGGCGCTCCTGGTGGGTTGCCCGACATCGACGTGTACGACGCGACGGTGAACGACAACGGGACGTGGGCTCTGGAGGGTGATGACACTCCGGACGACACGTTCGCGGATGCGGTGTTCCTGGCTGAGGGCACCAAGGGTGCGGATGCGTTGGCGATCGGGCCGGTGGCGGCGGCGTACAGCTCGCCGGTGCTGTTGACCCGTTCCGCTGAGCTGCCGGTGGCGACGCTGGCGGCGTTGACGGTGATGAACCCGCGTTCGATCATCACCGTGGGTGGTGAGGCTGCGGTGTCCCAGGATGTCTTGGATGCGGCCGTGTCGGCTGCGGGTGAGACGGGGGACTTCACGCCTGACGTGTTGCGGGTGGCGGGCCCTGACCGCTACTCGACCTCGGTGGGTGTGGCCGCGGTGTTGGCCGGCGTCCAGTTCGGTGACACGGGCACGCTGTTCGGGTTCGCTCGTTCGGACCGCAACGACGGTACGGACGCGGTGGACGCGCTGGCTGGTGCGGCGTTCGTGGACAACGTGTGGCTGGCCGGTGTGAGTGCGCCGACCCGTCAGGCTCCCCCGATCGAGCGCAATGGTGCTCTGGGTGGGGATCTTCGGGGTCCGAACACGCTCATCGGTGGGTCGACGTTCCAGCCGGGTGGGATCGTGCCGATCCTGTTGGTGAAGCCGGGTACGGCGACGGCGTCGGGTCTGTCCAACGCGGTGGCCACGTATCTGGCTGATCTGTATCCGGATCCGACGTCGACGTCGGAGAACCCGACGGGCAACCAGGGTGGCTTCGGCTATGTGTTCGGTGGGACGGCTGCGATCTCGGCCGGGACCGAGCAGGCCATCGGCACGCTGTTGTCGGGTGGGACGTATGCGCCGGCTCAGATCGATTCGGATCTGGTCCGCTACAACGGTGCGACCGACATCAACCCGTCGGCCACGGTCAACGACATCTTCTTCACCGACCTCGGCTTCGGCTTCCTGGCCATTTCGGGCTCGGCCTCGAACGATGGCGGTGGTGTCGACCTGAACCAGTCGACCCCGGCTGGCCTGCCGGTCGGTCCGAAGATCTGCGTGTACCGCGACGGTCTGCTGGGTGTGGCCCGCATCGCCGAGTACTCGGCTGCGGGTGACTTCATGCGGTCGGTGCCGGTGGACTACCAGAACAAGCTGAACGCGCCGGTCGACAACAACAGCCGCTCGGTGTGGACGCCGTTCCAGAGCCGGTTCACCTGCATCGACGCCTTCGGGCCTCCTGGTGCGGGTTTCGCTCCGGTGCTGCCCAACCCGGCCGGTGGTGCCACCTACGCCGGTGGTGCGCTGGTGTACTTCCAGTCGCTGTCGGGCAACGAGGCGCAGTTCAACGGCAAGTCGATCAGCACGCCCCAGCAGCAGATGGCTCTGGGCACGGTGGTCGCCCCGCTGCTGCCGGACAACGCGGCCACGTCGGGTTGGCCCTACGCCCAGCTGGGTCAGGGCAGCACGTCGAGCAACACGGTCCGCTACACCTTCGGGGGCGGCTACTTCCCCGCCGGTGCGTTCGGCTTCGCCACTGCGGTGATCAACAACTTCCGTGGGATCGGTCTCAACAACACCGAGACCGGCTTCGTGGAGGTCACCGTGACCCGCCGTGGGATCGGCACCTCGCCGGCCCAGAACGCCGTGTCCATCACCGGCCGCATCGTGTTCAACGCGGTCGCCGGCTCGGCGTTCCCGGGTGGTCTCACCATCAACTTCAAGGCTGAGACCGACTACCCGCTCGACCTCCCGATCGGGGTCTTCGGCCCCAACCAGGCGTTCAGCGGCGAGTACTCCGTCGGCCCGTCGGGCTCCGGCCCCACCGGCGGCATCATGCTGCTGTTCAGCAAGATCACGCCGGCCACCCAGGCCCCGGTGCTGTTCCTCATCTCCACGATGGGCAACGCCTGA
- a CDS encoding alpha/beta hydrolase, whose product MTYLEHVRVRLALHELRGGPGPVLLHLHGLGERSPGALPDHLAAWPGSVHALDLTGHGASSVPAGGGYTCEVLMGDADTALAHLGPATVFGRGLGAYVALLIAGARPHLVRGAILSDGPGLSGGGATASTPSVAAVGPSPVVPPDPFALAELSRDVRPPDYATSFARQAAQLSGLDAPISVCSVNRPPWLAAVASEPGVQECTLAEALACYGSSG is encoded by the coding sequence GTGACGTACCTGGAGCACGTGCGCGTGCGCCTCGCCCTGCACGAGCTGCGTGGTGGCCCCGGCCCCGTCCTGTTGCACCTGCACGGCCTGGGCGAGCGGTCGCCCGGCGCGCTGCCCGACCACCTGGCCGCGTGGCCGGGGTCGGTCCACGCCCTGGATCTCACCGGCCACGGCGCCTCGAGCGTGCCGGCCGGCGGGGGCTACACCTGCGAGGTGCTGATGGGCGATGCCGACACCGCCCTGGCGCACCTCGGCCCGGCCACGGTGTTCGGGCGGGGCCTCGGCGCCTACGTGGCCCTGCTGATCGCCGGGGCCCGCCCGCACCTGGTGCGGGGAGCGATCCTCTCCGACGGGCCCGGTCTCTCCGGCGGCGGCGCCACCGCGTCGACGCCCTCGGTCGCGGCCGTGGGGCCCAGCCCGGTCGTCCCGCCCGATCCGTTCGCGCTGGCCGAGCTCTCCCGCGACGTCCGCCCGCCCGACTACGCCACCAGCTTCGCCCGCCAGGCGGCCCAGCTGTCCGGGCTCGACGCGCCGATCTCGGTGTGCTCGGTGAACCGGCCGCCGTGGCTGGCCGCGGTGGCGTCCGAGCCCGGGGTCCAGGAGTGCACGCTCGCCGAGGCGCTGGCCTGCTACGGCTCGTCGGGGTGA
- a CDS encoding alpha/beta hydrolase yields MLAGVTVIDDEVVTFPGARRPDRSRRVDLGGLGLAVHEWGDEAAPVLLVAHGGFDFAGTFDVFAPLLADGGWRVVSWDQRGHGDSEHAALYSWEADVRDAVAVLDSTGAASAPVLGHSKGGGLMMQLAESCPHRVRAVVNLDGLPSRRHQPDVADRERTRLLASELEGWLDHRRRAREAMRKPGTIDELARRRARMNPRLSLDWLRYLVTIGARHDPDGWRWKIDPALRFGGFGPWRPEWALFRMAGLGVPFLGVLGLVTEEMGWGTVPADVEPFLPPGARFVPLADTGHFVHIERPRLVADLVLEFLS; encoded by the coding sequence ATCCTCGCCGGCGTGACCGTCATCGACGACGAGGTCGTCACCTTCCCCGGAGCCCGCCGACCCGACCGCTCCCGCCGCGTCGACCTGGGAGGCCTCGGGCTCGCGGTGCACGAGTGGGGCGACGAGGCAGCCCCCGTGCTGCTGGTGGCCCACGGCGGGTTCGACTTCGCCGGCACGTTCGACGTGTTCGCCCCGCTCCTCGCCGACGGCGGCTGGCGGGTCGTGTCGTGGGACCAGCGGGGTCACGGCGACTCCGAGCACGCGGCCCTCTACTCGTGGGAGGCCGACGTGCGCGACGCGGTCGCGGTGCTCGACTCCACCGGGGCCGCGTCCGCCCCCGTGCTCGGGCACTCCAAGGGCGGCGGGCTGATGATGCAGCTGGCCGAGTCGTGCCCGCACCGGGTGCGGGCGGTCGTGAACCTCGACGGCCTGCCGTCGCGGCGCCACCAGCCCGACGTGGCCGACCGGGAGCGCACCCGCCTGCTGGCGTCCGAGCTCGAGGGGTGGCTCGACCATCGCCGCCGCGCCCGCGAGGCCATGCGCAAGCCGGGCACGATCGACGAGCTGGCCCGACGGCGGGCGCGCATGAACCCCCGGCTCTCCCTCGACTGGCTGCGGTACCTGGTCACGATCGGGGCACGCCACGATCCCGACGGCTGGCGGTGGAAGATCGATCCCGCCCTGCGGTTCGGCGGCTTCGGCCCCTGGCGCCCCGAGTGGGCCCTGTTCCGCATGGCCGGCCTCGGCGTGCCCTTCCTCGGCGTCCTCGGCCTGGTGACCGAGGAGATGGGCTGGGGGACGGTCCCGGCCGACGTGGAGCCCTTCCTGCCGCCGGGTGCCCGCTTCGTCCCCCTCGCCGACACCGGGCACTTCGTCCACATCGAGCGTCCGCGCCTCGTGGCCGACCTGGTGCTCGAGTTCCTGTCGTGA
- a CDS encoding glycerol-3-phosphate acyltransferase — protein sequence MNAWGVLAVAASYLLGSIPVAVLVGRLHGVDPRGVGDRNPGYWNVKGHLGARASVPVFAGDVAKGAAAAALGLWAGGPWWVGYACVGAAMIGHAWPVFAQFRGGRSILTFVGGMVVLAPWTALIAITVCVATWLATGSFAYGARVGVFGFPVLLAFMAPRAEVAATGVLMAIIGLRFGQAWLEERARRPGPAAPPAAG from the coding sequence ATGAACGCGTGGGGGGTCCTCGCCGTGGCGGCGTCGTACCTGCTGGGCTCGATCCCCGTCGCCGTGCTCGTCGGCCGCCTCCACGGGGTCGACCCCAGGGGCGTCGGCGACCGCAACCCCGGCTACTGGAACGTGAAGGGCCATCTCGGGGCCCGAGCGTCGGTCCCGGTGTTCGCGGGCGACGTGGCCAAGGGGGCGGCCGCGGCCGCCCTGGGGCTGTGGGCGGGTGGGCCCTGGTGGGTCGGCTACGCGTGCGTCGGGGCGGCCATGATCGGCCACGCCTGGCCGGTGTTCGCCCAGTTCCGCGGGGGGCGCTCGATCCTCACCTTCGTCGGGGGCATGGTGGTGCTGGCGCCGTGGACGGCGCTCATCGCGATCACCGTGTGCGTGGCCACCTGGCTGGCGACGGGGTCGTTCGCTTACGGCGCCCGCGTGGGCGTGTTCGGCTTCCCGGTGCTGCTGGCCTTCATGGCTCCCCGGGCGGAGGTGGCGGCCACGGGGGTGCTCATGGCCATCATCGGGTTGCGCTTCGGCCAGGCCTGGCTGGAGGAGCGGGCCCGCCGCCCGGGCCCGGCCGCTCCTCCAGCGGCGGGCTGA
- a CDS encoding glycosyltransferase family 2 protein — MPDVVLPVLDEALALPWVLGRMPDGYRPIVVDNGSTDGSAQVARALGAEVVAEPRRGFGAACWAGLQAATAPVVCFMDADASLDPADLPAVADPVAAGCADLVLGARLADRGAWPTHARLANRYLARTVARRTGIALTDLGPMRAAQREGLLALGIADRRSGWPLEMVLRAARAGWRIGEVGVPYRARAGRSKVTGTIRGTARAVQDMQRLLREA, encoded by the coding sequence GTGCCCGACGTGGTGCTCCCGGTGCTCGACGAGGCGCTCGCCCTGCCGTGGGTGCTGGGGCGGATGCCCGACGGCTACCGGCCCATCGTGGTCGACAACGGCTCGACCGACGGGTCCGCCCAGGTGGCCCGGGCCCTGGGTGCCGAGGTCGTCGCCGAGCCCCGACGGGGGTTCGGGGCGGCGTGCTGGGCCGGCCTGCAGGCCGCCACCGCCCCCGTCGTGTGCTTCATGGACGCCGACGCGTCGCTCGACCCGGCCGACCTTCCCGCGGTCGCCGACCCGGTAGCCGCCGGCTGCGCCGACCTCGTGCTGGGCGCGCGGCTCGCCGACCGGGGGGCGTGGCCCACGCACGCCCGGCTGGCCAACCGGTACCTCGCCCGCACCGTCGCCCGCCGCACCGGTATCGCCCTCACCGACCTCGGGCCGATGCGGGCGGCGCAGCGCGAGGGGCTCCTCGCCCTGGGCATCGCCGACCGCCGCTCGGGCTGGCCGCTGGAGATGGTGCTGCGGGCGGCGCGGGCCGGCTGGCGCATCGGCGAGGTGGGCGTTCCCTACCGGGCCCGGGCGGGGCGCTCCAAGGTCACGGGCACCATCCGGGGGACGGCGCGCGCCGTGCAGGACATGCAGCGCCTGCTCCGGGAGGCATGA
- a CDS encoding GNAT family N-acetyltransferase codes for MDPVPAERTSPPRRAAALARVAAAQARISMVEVVDPPGVAAAERLLTEIWGNPPERSVLPSNVLRALQHSGAYVFLARAGDLDVGASVAWWAVDAGRLHLHSHITGVVPGVAGRGVGRAIKLHQRAWALERGVEVIRWTFDPLVRRNAFFNLTRLGATAERYHVDFYGSMPDAVNAGDETDRIEVAWWLASSGVDAAVAVTTGGPSAEGAACVLLDDHGEPVVVGSAGAERTACATPPDAVALRSTDPRLARRWRHALRDVLGGAMADGWRVDGFTRSGSYLLRRP; via the coding sequence GTGGATCCCGTCCCGGCCGAGCGCACGTCGCCGCCCCGCCGGGCGGCGGCCCTGGCCCGGGTGGCCGCGGCGCAGGCCCGCATCTCGATGGTCGAGGTGGTCGACCCGCCCGGCGTGGCGGCGGCCGAGCGGCTGCTCACCGAGATCTGGGGGAACCCGCCCGAGCGGTCGGTGCTGCCGAGCAACGTGCTCCGCGCCCTGCAGCACTCCGGCGCCTACGTGTTCCTCGCCCGGGCCGGCGACCTCGACGTGGGGGCGTCGGTGGCGTGGTGGGCCGTCGACGCCGGCCGGCTGCACCTGCACTCGCACATCACCGGGGTGGTGCCCGGCGTGGCCGGGCGGGGCGTCGGCCGGGCGATCAAGCTCCACCAACGGGCCTGGGCCCTCGAGCGTGGCGTGGAGGTGATCCGGTGGACCTTCGACCCGCTGGTGCGCCGCAACGCCTTCTTCAACCTGACCCGGCTCGGGGCGACCGCCGAGCGGTACCACGTCGACTTCTACGGGTCGATGCCCGACGCCGTCAACGCCGGCGACGAGACCGACCGCATCGAGGTGGCGTGGTGGCTGGCGTCGTCCGGGGTGGACGCCGCGGTGGCCGTCACCACCGGAGGGCCGTCGGCCGAGGGTGCCGCGTGCGTCCTGCTCGACGACCACGGCGAGCCGGTGGTCGTCGGCTCCGCCGGGGCCGAGCGCACTGCCTGCGCCACCCCACCCGACGCCGTCGCCCTGCGCTCGACCGACCCCCGGCTGGCCCGCCGGTGGCGCCACGCGCTGCGTGACGTGCTCGGCGGGGCGATGGCCGACGGCTGGCGGGTCGACGGCTTCACCCGGTCGGGCTCGTACCTCCTGCGGCGCCCCTAG